A window of the Citrus sinensis cultivar Valencia sweet orange chromosome 9, DVS_A1.0, whole genome shotgun sequence genome harbors these coding sequences:
- the LOC102612340 gene encoding receptor-like protein EIX1 isoform X3, whose product MLSKMFPILEYVALLSVILFQLEPRIADSNNTVMRCIDEEREALLTFKQSLVDEYGVLSSWGKDNDKRDCCKWRGVRCSNKTGHVKVLNLRRSDDENSRGTVLKGTISPALLKLHDLRHLDLSNNHFGGSPLPEFIGSLSRLRYLNLSCGTSLLKVPRPFQYLSGLVYLHLENSNLFSLGSLQWLSHLSSLRHLDLSYINLTKSSDWFQVVAKLRSLKTLVLHSCALPPINPSSIWHFNLSTSIETLDLSDNNLPSSSVYPWLFNLSRNIQYLNLGFNSLQGSIPEAFQLMVSLRFLYLTSNELEGGIPKFFGKMCSLNRLCLPYNKLSGDLSEMIQNLSGGCTMNSLEGVCLEGNDITGPLPDLGGFSSLKILVLGENRLNGTIDKSLSQLLKLESLSLGRNSFTGKIPLGTQLQSFNASVYAGNPELCGLPLPNKCPDEESTPLPGRNDGANTLEDEDDQFMTLGFYVGLILGFFVGFWGVCGTLMLNRSWRHGYYNFLTGMKDWLYVTAALNIAKLQKFRN is encoded by the exons ATGTTATCCAAAATGTTCCCTATACTTGAATACGTAGCTTTGCTTTCTGTGATATTGTTTCAATTGGAGCCTAGAATTGCTGATTCTAACAACACAGTAATGAGGTGCATTGATGAGGAGAGAGAAGCACTTCTCACTTTTAAACAGAGCCTGGTGGATGAATATGGTGTTCTGTCTTCCTGGGGAAAAGATAATGACAAAAGAGATTGCTGTAAATGGAGAGGAGTCCGTTGTAGCAATAAAACTGGCCATGTCAAGGTGCTCAATCTTCGAAGATCCGACGATGAAAATTCTCGAGGGACAGTCTTGAAAGGTACAATTAGCCCTGCTTTGCTTAAATTGCATGATTTAAGACATTTGGACCTTAGTAACAATCACTTCGGTGGAAGCCCACTTCCTGAGTTCATTGGTTCCCTCAGTAGATTGAGGTACCTCAATCTCTCTTGTGGTACATCTTTATTAAAAGTACCTCGTCCATTCCAGTACCTTTCAGGATTGGTATATCTTCACCTAGAAAActctaatttatttagtttgggAAGCCTACAGTGGCTTtctcatctttcttctttaaggCACCTAGACCTGAGTTACATTAATCTCACTAAATCTAGTGATTGGTTTCAAGTAGTTGCCAAGCTCCGTTCCCTAAAAACATTAGTCCTACACTCATGTGCTCTTCCACCTATCAATCCTTCATCTATTTGGCACTTCAATTTGAGTACGTCTATTGAGACCCTTGATCTCTCCGACAACAATCTCCCTTCTTCATCAGTATACCCTTGGCTTTTCAACCTTAGTCGGAATATTCAATATCTTAACCTTGGCTTTAACTCATTACAAGGTTCAATTCCAGAGGCTTTTCAACTAATGGTTTCTCTTAGATTTCTCTATCTCACCTCTAACGAACTTGAAGGTGGGATTCCAAAATTCTTCGGAAAAATGTGTAGCTTAAATAGATTATGCTTGCCTTACAATAAACTCAGTGGAGATCTCTCGGAGATGATTCAAAATCTGTCTGGTGGATGCACGATGAATTCACTGGAGGGTGTATGTTTAGAAGGCAATGATATCACAGGGCCATTACCTGATCTTGGAGGTTTTTCATCCCTAAAAATATTAGTACTTGGAGAAAATCGATTAAATGGAACAATAGACAAAAGCCTCAGCCAGTTGTTGAAGCTCGAGTCTCTGTCACTTGGTAGGAATTCATTCACAG GAAAAATCCCATTAGGTACTCAGCTTCAAAGCTTCAATGCTTCGGTGTATGCTGGAAATCCTGAACTTTGTGGCCTTCCACTTCCAAACAAATGTCCGGATGAAGAATCAACTCCATTGCCAGGCAGAAATGATGGTGCAAACACTCTAGAAGATGAGGATGATCAGTTTATGACTCTCGGATTTTACGTGGGCTTGATTCTTGGTTTCTTTGTTGGATTCTGGGGTGTCTGCGGAACTTTAATGCTGAATAGGTCGTGGAGACATGGTTACTACAACTTCTTGACTGGTATGAAAGATTGGCTTTATGTGACAGCAGCTTTGAATATTGCCAAACTGCAAAAGTTCAGGAACTAA
- the LOC102612340 gene encoding receptor-like protein EIX1 isoform X2: MLSKMFPILEYVALLSVILFQLEPRIADSNNTVMRCIDEEREALLTFKQSLVDEYGVLSSWGKDNDKRDCCKWRGVRCSNKTGHVKVLNLRRSDDENSRGTVLKGTISPALLKLHDLRHLDLSNNHFGGSPLPEFIGSLSRLRYLNLSCGTSLLKVPRPFQYLSGLVYLHLENSNLFSLGSLQWLSHLSSLRHLDLSYINLTKSSDWFQVVAKLRSLKTLVLHSCALPPINPSSIWHFNLSTSIETLDLSDNNLPSSSVYPWLFNLSRNIQYLNLGFNSLQGSIPEAFQLMVSLRFLYLTSNELEGGIPKFFGKMCSLNRLCLPYNKLSGDLSEMIQNLSGGCTMNSLEGVCLEGNDITGPLPDLGGFSSLKILVLGENRLNGTIDKSLSQLLKLESLSLGRNSFTGAISETFFSNMSHLQMLYLNDNSLTLKLSHDWVPPFQPKCFNNFSAMTREKSSNPIIGLADKIWIFPRYVYRYSYLDNVLLTWKGSEHEYKSTLGLVKCLDLSSNKLHGAIPEEIMDLVGLIALNLSNHLTGPITPKIGQLNSLDFLDLSRNQFSRSIPSSLSQLNGLSVLDLSSNNLSGKIPLGTQLQSFNASVYAGNPELCGLPLPNKCPDEESTPLPGRNDGANTLEDEDDQFMTLGFYVGLILGFFVGFWGVCGTLMLNRSWRHGYYNFLTGMKDWLYVTAALNIAKLQKFRN, translated from the exons ATGTTATCCAAAATGTTCCCTATACTTGAATACGTAGCTTTGCTTTCTGTGATATTGTTTCAATTGGAGCCTAGAATTGCTGATTCTAACAACACAGTAATGAGGTGCATTGATGAGGAGAGAGAAGCACTTCTCACTTTTAAACAGAGCCTGGTGGATGAATATGGTGTTCTGTCTTCCTGGGGAAAAGATAATGACAAAAGAGATTGCTGTAAATGGAGAGGAGTCCGTTGTAGCAATAAAACTGGCCATGTCAAGGTGCTCAATCTTCGAAGATCCGACGATGAAAATTCTCGAGGGACAGTCTTGAAAGGTACAATTAGCCCTGCTTTGCTTAAATTGCATGATTTAAGACATTTGGACCTTAGTAACAATCACTTCGGTGGAAGCCCACTTCCTGAGTTCATTGGTTCCCTCAGTAGATTGAGGTACCTCAATCTCTCTTGTGGTACATCTTTATTAAAAGTACCTCGTCCATTCCAGTACCTTTCAGGATTGGTATATCTTCACCTAGAAAActctaatttatttagtttgggAAGCCTACAGTGGCTTtctcatctttcttctttaaggCACCTAGACCTGAGTTACATTAATCTCACTAAATCTAGTGATTGGTTTCAAGTAGTTGCCAAGCTCCGTTCCCTAAAAACATTAGTCCTACACTCATGTGCTCTTCCACCTATCAATCCTTCATCTATTTGGCACTTCAATTTGAGTACGTCTATTGAGACCCTTGATCTCTCCGACAACAATCTCCCTTCTTCATCAGTATACCCTTGGCTTTTCAACCTTAGTCGGAATATTCAATATCTTAACCTTGGCTTTAACTCATTACAAGGTTCAATTCCAGAGGCTTTTCAACTAATGGTTTCTCTTAGATTTCTCTATCTCACCTCTAACGAACTTGAAGGTGGGATTCCAAAATTCTTCGGAAAAATGTGTAGCTTAAATAGATTATGCTTGCCTTACAATAAACTCAGTGGAGATCTCTCGGAGATGATTCAAAATCTGTCTGGTGGATGCACGATGAATTCACTGGAGGGTGTATGTTTAGAAGGCAATGATATCACAGGGCCATTACCTGATCTTGGAGGTTTTTCATCCCTAAAAATATTAGTACTTGGAGAAAATCGATTAAATGGAACAATAGACAAAAGCCTCAGCCAGTTGTTGAAGCTCGAGTCTCTGTCACTTGGTAGGAATTCATTCACAGGTGCTATCTCTGAAACCTTTTTTTCCAATATGTCCCACTTGCAGATGTTGTACTTGAATGATAACTCTTTGACTTTGAAATTGAGCCATGATTGGGTTCCTCCTTTTCAAC CAAAatgtttcaataatttttcagCCATGACCCGAGAAAAAAGTTCCAATCCTATCATTGGGTTGGCTGATAAAATCTGGATTTTCCCTAGATATGTATATAGGTATAGTTATTTGGACAATGTTCTGTTGACATGGAAAGGAAGTGAACACGAGTACAAAAGTACTTTGGGACTTGTAAAATGTCTTGACCTTTCGAGTAACAAACTACATGGAGCAATTCCTGAAGAGATTATGGATCTTGTGGGGTTGATTGCTTTAAACCTTTCAAACCATTTAACTGGACCAATCACTCCAAAGATTGGTCAGTTAAATTCATTGGATTTCCTTGATTTATCTAGAAACCAGTTTTCCAGAAGCATTCCGTCTAGCCTTTCTCAACTAAATGGTCTTAGTGTCTTGGACTTGTCGTCCAACAACTTGTCAGGAAAAATCCCATTAGGTACTCAGCTTCAAAGCTTCAATGCTTCGGTGTATGCTGGAAATCCTGAACTTTGTGGCCTTCCACTTCCAAACAAATGTCCGGATGAAGAATCAACTCCATTGCCAGGCAGAAATGATGGTGCAAACACTCTAGAAGATGAGGATGATCAGTTTATGACTCTCGGATTTTACGTGGGCTTGATTCTTGGTTTCTTTGTTGGATTCTGGGGTGTCTGCGGAACTTTAATGCTGAATAGGTCGTGGAGACATGGTTACTACAACTTCTTGACTGGTATGAAAGATTGGCTTTATGTGACAGCAGCTTTGAATATTGCCAAACTGCAAAAGTTCAGGAACTAA
- the LOC102612340 gene encoding receptor-like protein EIX2 isoform X1 → MLSKMFPILEYVALLSVILFQLEPRIADSNNTVMRCIDEEREALLTFKQSLVDEYGVLSSWGKDNDKRDCCKWRGVRCSNKTGHVKVLNLRRSDDENSRGTVLKGTISPALLKLHDLRHLDLSNNHFGGSPLPEFIGSLSRLRYLNLSCGTSLLKVPRPFQYLSGLVYLHLENSNLFSLGSLQWLSHLSSLRHLDLSYINLTKSSDWFQVVAKLRSLKTLVLHSCALPPINPSSIWHFNLSTSIETLDLSDNNLPSSSVYPWLFNLSRNIQYLNLGFNSLQGSIPEAFQLMVSLRFLYLTSNELEGGIPKFFGKMCSLNRLCLPYNKLSGDLSEMIQNLSGGCTMNSLEGVCLEGNDITGPLPDLGGFSSLKILVLGENRLNGTIDKSLSQLLKLESLSLGRNSFTGAISETFFSNMSHLQMLYLNDNSLTLKLSHDWVPPFQLKSLSLSSCKMGPHFPKWLQTQNQLISLDVSNNGISDAVPDWFWDLSIELVFLNLSNNQIRGKLPDLSFLRYDDIVIDVSSNHFCGPIPPLPSNSTFLNLSKNKFSRSITFLCSIVKNTWNFFDLSSNLLSGGLPDCWLNFDSLSILNLANNSFSGKIPDSMGFLHNIQTLSLHSNRLTGELPSSLKNCSQLRVLDLRKNALYGEIPTWIGGSLQNLIVLSLKSNNFHGNIPFQLCHLAFIRVLDLSLNNISGKIPKCFNNFSAMTREKSSNPIIGLADKIWIFPRYVYRYSYLDNVLLTWKGSEHEYKSTLGLVKCLDLSSNKLHGAIPEEIMDLVGLIALNLSNHLTGPITPKIGQLNSLDFLDLSRNQFSRSIPSSLSQLNGLSVLDLSSNNLSGKIPLGTQLQSFNASVYAGNPELCGLPLPNKCPDEESTPLPGRNDGANTLEDEDDQFMTLGFYVGLILGFFVGFWGVCGTLMLNRSWRHGYYNFLTGMKDWLYVTAALNIAKLQKFRN, encoded by the coding sequence ATGTTATCCAAAATGTTCCCTATACTTGAATACGTAGCTTTGCTTTCTGTGATATTGTTTCAATTGGAGCCTAGAATTGCTGATTCTAACAACACAGTAATGAGGTGCATTGATGAGGAGAGAGAAGCACTTCTCACTTTTAAACAGAGCCTGGTGGATGAATATGGTGTTCTGTCTTCCTGGGGAAAAGATAATGACAAAAGAGATTGCTGTAAATGGAGAGGAGTCCGTTGTAGCAATAAAACTGGCCATGTCAAGGTGCTCAATCTTCGAAGATCCGACGATGAAAATTCTCGAGGGACAGTCTTGAAAGGTACAATTAGCCCTGCTTTGCTTAAATTGCATGATTTAAGACATTTGGACCTTAGTAACAATCACTTCGGTGGAAGCCCACTTCCTGAGTTCATTGGTTCCCTCAGTAGATTGAGGTACCTCAATCTCTCTTGTGGTACATCTTTATTAAAAGTACCTCGTCCATTCCAGTACCTTTCAGGATTGGTATATCTTCACCTAGAAAActctaatttatttagtttgggAAGCCTACAGTGGCTTtctcatctttcttctttaaggCACCTAGACCTGAGTTACATTAATCTCACTAAATCTAGTGATTGGTTTCAAGTAGTTGCCAAGCTCCGTTCCCTAAAAACATTAGTCCTACACTCATGTGCTCTTCCACCTATCAATCCTTCATCTATTTGGCACTTCAATTTGAGTACGTCTATTGAGACCCTTGATCTCTCCGACAACAATCTCCCTTCTTCATCAGTATACCCTTGGCTTTTCAACCTTAGTCGGAATATTCAATATCTTAACCTTGGCTTTAACTCATTACAAGGTTCAATTCCAGAGGCTTTTCAACTAATGGTTTCTCTTAGATTTCTCTATCTCACCTCTAACGAACTTGAAGGTGGGATTCCAAAATTCTTCGGAAAAATGTGTAGCTTAAATAGATTATGCTTGCCTTACAATAAACTCAGTGGAGATCTCTCGGAGATGATTCAAAATCTGTCTGGTGGATGCACGATGAATTCACTGGAGGGTGTATGTTTAGAAGGCAATGATATCACAGGGCCATTACCTGATCTTGGAGGTTTTTCATCCCTAAAAATATTAGTACTTGGAGAAAATCGATTAAATGGAACAATAGACAAAAGCCTCAGCCAGTTGTTGAAGCTCGAGTCTCTGTCACTTGGTAGGAATTCATTCACAGGTGCTATCTCTGAAACCTTTTTTTCCAATATGTCCCACTTGCAGATGTTGTACTTGAATGATAACTCTTTGACTTTGAAATTGAGCCATGATTGGGTTCCTCCTTTTCAACTGAAATCGTTAAGTCTTTCCTCTTGCAAGATGGGACCTCATTTTCCAAAATGGCTTCAAACTCAAAATCAACTTATTTCCCTTGATGTCTCCAATAATGGAATCTCGGATGCTGTCCCTGATTGGTTTTGGGATCTGTCTATTGAACTCGtttttttaaatctctctAACAACCAGATCAGGGGTAAACTTCCtgatttgtcttttttaaGATATGATGATATTGTTATAGACGTCAGTTCAAACCACTTTTGTGGCCCAATTCCACCACTTCCGTCAAATTCTACATTCTTGAATCTCTCAAAAAATAAGTTCTCAAGATCAATTACTTTCTTATGTTCTATTGTAAAAAACACATGGAACTTTTTTGATCTCTCGAGTAACTTATTATCTGGAGGGCTTCCCGATTGTTGGTTGAACTTTGATAGCCTATCCATTCTTAATTTGGCAAACAATAGCTTCTCCGGGAAAATTCCAGACTCGATGGGCTTCCTCCATAATATCCAAACACTGAGTTTACACTCCAATAGGTTAACCGGGGAGTTGCcttcatctttaaaaaattgctCACAACTGAGAGTTTTGGATCTTAGGAAGAATGCATTGTACGGTGAGATACCAACCTGGATAGGGGGAAgtcttcaaaatttgattgttCTTAGCttgaaatctaataattttcatggAAATATACCTTTTCAGTTATGCCATCTGGCGTTCATTCGAGTTCTGGATCTCTCTTTAAACAATATATCGGGAAAGATACCAAAatgtttcaataatttttcagCCATGACCCGAGAAAAAAGTTCCAATCCTATCATTGGGTTGGCTGATAAAATCTGGATTTTCCCTAGATATGTATATAGGTATAGTTATTTGGACAATGTTCTGTTGACATGGAAAGGAAGTGAACACGAGTACAAAAGTACTTTGGGACTTGTAAAATGTCTTGACCTTTCGAGTAACAAACTACATGGAGCAATTCCTGAAGAGATTATGGATCTTGTGGGGTTGATTGCTTTAAACCTTTCAAACCATTTAACTGGACCAATCACTCCAAAGATTGGTCAGTTAAATTCATTGGATTTCCTTGATTTATCTAGAAACCAGTTTTCCAGAAGCATTCCGTCTAGCCTTTCTCAACTAAATGGTCTTAGTGTCTTGGACTTGTCGTCCAACAACTTGTCAGGAAAAATCCCATTAGGTACTCAGCTTCAAAGCTTCAATGCTTCGGTGTATGCTGGAAATCCTGAACTTTGTGGCCTTCCACTTCCAAACAAATGTCCGGATGAAGAATCAACTCCATTGCCAGGCAGAAATGATGGTGCAAACACTCTAGAAGATGAGGATGATCAGTTTATGACTCTCGGATTTTACGTGGGCTTGATTCTTGGTTTCTTTGTTGGATTCTGGGGTGTCTGCGGAACTTTAATGCTGAATAGGTCGTGGAGACATGGTTACTACAACTTCTTGACTGGTATGAAAGATTGGCTTTATGTGACAGCAGCTTTGAATATTGCCAAACTGCAAAAGTTCAGGAACTAA